In Cydia pomonella isolate Wapato2018A chromosome 12, ilCydPomo1, whole genome shotgun sequence, the sequence taaaaagatAAGTAATTTATAGTTTATGACTATTTATGGAATATATTAGCATCCAAATATTCTTGTTAAGAATAGAAACAATTACTTGTAAAATAAGCTTTCTCACAATGAGTCAAAATAATGAAACTTTTTTGATTTCAATTGATTTAAAAAGAGAAGTCATCTCTTAAAGGAGTGAAAAGGcgggtggaagtttgtatggggaatcaataatcgctaaaccgattttgatgaaattggtatggtctacatctttgatttagttgaaaataatACCAAATATGACTTAGTACCTAAACGTAAACAGTTATTAACCGCGAATGGTTGAGCATTGCGAGGGATTCAAggctttcatttcattattttataactattccaaattacATATCTTTATTGTAGTTTCCGATACATTTTGCAATATGGCAGGCGGACATAGTCAAACCATAAAGGTTCCTTTTACGTTTggttggtacggaacccttataacaCATTAATAACACATTTAATAATGGCTATTAGTTCGGAACTATTAATTCTAAAGTCATTATGATATGTATACCTAAAGATTGTAAGCACTTAACATTTTATAGTTAGttaattaactaataaatacGTAGCTAGAGTACTTACAACTGTGTTCTAACATGTATGTATCGGCATCTAAAACCGTGTCACGTAAGGCACCCCGCATCAAGAATTTTGTATTGCTGTGCATTATAGTTCTTGGAAATGGTtctcttatatttatagtatcaTATGGTGACCTGCAGCTTTATATCAAGcagtataaaagaaaatattcgtTATCTCATAACACTGAAAAAAGTTCGAACGAAAAATACAACACATTTTACACTGATGATGAAATTCGAAAAATGGATCTCCTAGTTGAAGATATTGAACAATGCAAAGGTCACCCTTTACTTAGGTCTAATAAATCACACATTTGGGTTGAAAAAGATAATTTGccttattacaaatattacttgctgttacaaatatttttatcgtcCGAAATCGGTAGACGACATCACGTCTCACAGTATCGATAATCGAGTTAAATACAGCCCCTGTCATAATTTTTCAGATTATATTCAAGTTGAAAATGAATTTGTCAGAGTAGATTGTAGTTACAGAAAAATACTGTATGattctttttttctatttgctCGTTAAAAGGAAATATCATTCAAACCAAAGACGAATTTACCCTATAATATATTGATTCTAGGAATAGACGCAGTATCTAGATTAAATCTCCACAGGACCATGCCCAAAACTGTAGCATTTTTAAACAAGTTGCGTGCTGTAGAATTTTTAAGATATAATAAAGTAGGCGACAATACATTTCCCAATCTTATTCCACTTTTACTCGGCAAACATGCATCAGAGCTGCAGGACACGTGTTGGCCCAACAGAAAATTGACGTTCGACAACTGTCCTTTTATATGGGAGCGGTTCCAGCAGACGGGCTTCATCACAGCTTACGGAGAGGACTACTCAAATATCGGGACGTTCACCTATGATTACAAGCGCGGCTTTGCGGGTTCACCCACTGACTACTATCTTCGCACCTTCATGCTCGAAGCCGAAACCTATGCAAGAACAAGCAACGGAGGAAAATTCTCATTATGCTTGAACGAAAAATATATCTTCAAAATCCTTCTGGACTATGTCGAAGACCTTACATCTTTGTCCAAAAGAAATCTATTCGGTATTTTTTGGGAAAGTATCATGAGCCATGACCACTTAAACAATCCGTCGGTGATGGACGAAGACTACACAGCGCTGTTCAAGAAGATGCATAGCTCtggttatttaaataaaagtattattttcttaataagCGATCATGGTATGAGATGTGGCAAATTTCGGACTACTAGGCAGGGGTTTTTGGAGGTGAGGTTACCCTTTGTATTTGCTTTAATACCTCCGTCGTTTCGTAAAAACTTTAGTGAGGCTTATAAAAATCTGAACAAAACGTTTATCACCTAGCCACACCATTCGATATGCACGCGACTTTATCCGATTTGGTTAATCTGAACACCATTGAAAATGCTAAGATAATTTCCCGAACTAAGGACTCTTACTCTATCCAACGAAGCATCAGTTTATTCTTACCTATACCGAAGAATAGAACGTGTGAATCAGCAGCCATAGATGCCCACTGGTGCGTCGATTATGGAAATGCTAATGTAGATTCCAATAGTACAGAAGCAAAGGAGGCAGTAAAATACGCAATGTAACATTTAAATGGTCTTCTTAAGGATTATCCGCAGTGTGCTGAGCTCACTCTTCAAAAAGTGATACATGGAAATCGACTGATATCTATTAGTtccgaagaaaaaaaaagaaatcaatTGAGTTGACAGTAGCCTTCAGTACGAATCCTGGAGGAGGCGAATTTGAAGCCACGTTAGACAAGAGGGTCCCGGTAGCCCCTGGCTCCTGTTGGGCCCCGCAAGTCCCGCAACTCGGCTTAACTTCTATGGCAACCAAAGCTACTGCGTACAAGACAATCTAGATGGTCAGTTAAAACTTTACTGCTATTGCATAAATTATATTCCTTAATGTGATtgcttaattatttaattagatttttaGTTAATCATTAGTGTAATTGAACATTTATATACTCAATATGCATTTAGAATGCTGTTGGGGCTGCTGCGCTATTGCAGTGATAggattattcccactagttaccaccaagttgttaccagtggtaactactgggaatttttttcccacctttttcCACTGGtaacttggtttggtggtaactagtaggatttttttcccagtagttaccaccaaaatttggttagcgttcaatactaataaaatagtataaatatggagtgctttaatcaataattaattaaaagtcgaaTTAATCAAGTTAattcgtttaattataagtcgattactgtttcagtaaactgccttaaaagtgattaaaaaatcggtctttgactgatttgtttgttcgtccGTATAAtggtgacgttatttattgaaagggacttTATTGTCGATCGCGCTTACGCAATTATCAAtgatgctcctatataaatacaacgctgcgctacgcagtgtgACGTAAGCGCCTTTGACAAAAGATCcagttttcatagataacgtcacaattaattcaatttccaattaataagataaatgctCTCATGCTCTTGAGGTTGATggcaaaaaaggaaaaaaaaaaatcggcacgtcccggcatttcAATGCTTTTAAACtgaactatcagaggatagtttgatggacaataactTTACTTAAtttgatctgtacccctagtgtaaatttgatcgacatcataacgtgacgaacgcgtttgcgttaagtctcattttgtataggattttgagtttccaaaacgtcccgcttggcgcgctctttctaaatccaatacaaaatgagactaaacgcaaacgcgtacgtcacgtttcgaaatcgaatttatttacactaggggtactgatttaaAAGGCAAACGTGTAGTTGAGGGCATTAAATTTTAgacattaaattatgagcaggctcgattAAGGGGTTATGCAGCTAGAAAAGCCTAGAAGGGCCAAAAGCTATTTGTAAGGGATCTTGCTATTTGCACGAAAGTATGTTCGAGTTtgatatcaaatgaaagtgtttacacatttataatattactattttttatttacaattttcacATAATTAGCAaaataaaaccgaaataaaataaacataatacgTAAGGAGGAGATAAGGAaggaaatctccatgtaccaaaaagtgtcatcaaaaaactttaaataggtggcgctacaatacctagagtacttgaacaaaaaaatcaaaacatagacagcgcaattcactccgtcaataacgcctaggttcttagctactctagcgctactctggagagatttggaaaaattatttatagctgacagctggacacttttgcaacagttctaccataagagatgccactcctcttaattccacactccataaaacataatgtaggtatttgacaagaaagattaccgcttaccacagatacagtttattttaatctctatgATAACTTAATTCTATCAATTAAGGGCTCCAcagaccttgcaataaatcCTTTGCCGACTAAGTTGGTGCATTCAATTGATCTATCTTATTggcgaaccgcgagttctcagttcggggcgaactGCTAGTAATAAATACGACTGTAGTCTGTATATAAGTCAACTACTGCTGTCATTCTCGTTACTAatctgatttttaataaaatgcccATAAAATTTTATGGCCACCGAAACCCAGAATTAAAGAGTTGATCGAAGTTGCCTGAAACTGCAGTGCATATATATTGTCGACATCACGGTACATCCTACTAGAGGTGAAATTCAAGCAGTAACTTATCAATGTCGTCTCGTGTAAGGAAAGATAAGTATAACTTTTTTCACCCCGATTCAAAAAAGAGGTGTTACTATTCATGTGCTGAACTGAGCTTTGGGATTGTTTTTGAgctttcgaaaaaaaaacgactAAGTACAGTCAACAATACTACCTATTAGGCGAGTCCACGCAGAGCGAGTAGCCTCGCGAGGAAAATTCCTCGCGCAGCAAACGACGGGCCTCGCGCGGCCGCGTGCTCGTGTAGCTTTTGCCTCAGCCGAGCCATTTTGCAATTTCAAAATGGTGCTacgtatactcgtacatatacaCTGCCGTGGCTCGtgtacgttttatttatttcaaataatccaaaagaaaaaaCGTAAACGAACAAAAACGAACGAAGTTGCAGGCGATTTTGGGTGcaacaaatttataaatattaatcacGGAATGTTTAAAACGAATTTTAAACACCTTAAAAAAAGGAGTAATTCGACTTTTTATGTTCAGAATTACACGTAAAACTTAAATGGCAAGACATAAATTGAAGAAAGGTATCACTTTCAGGGAGATGGTGCTTCCCACGCAGCTATATTTAAAGATGGAAGCATCGTACACCAGTCACTGtctatttacttaatttacaaTCAAAGTAAACATTTGCTCTTTTCGTATAGTTGCGATCTCTAGCATCCCATATCATGTTTTTGCTACGTAAAAGGATATTAATTTGCAACATTGGTCTTTACTAATTTTTTCTAATTGGATGTACGGAACAAAATAACCATGCGCACCAAACAACGCCCCGACCAGCACGCGGCAAACGACTAAGGCgcctcagagggcctaccgcgaaccacgttggacgtgttgcctcccagtcacacttacgtacgaatttacgagtgcgacagagaggcaacacgttgaacgtggttcgcggtaggccctcagagcatgccgaaaaaccgacaccgagcGGCTCGGTCAAGGTCGCGCTCGCCCGAGGAAAACGTGCGctctgcctcggccgaggcacgtctacactggctgttTTGTGAGCGagaaaattgcctcgcacgaatttcactctgtgtggacccgccaattcgcttagcacctttgcatacaaagttctatgcaggggggggaGTCACTTTTCTATGCAGCTAACTGTAGGTACATGATATCCACTAACAGCCCCCGTTCAGGGCAACCTAATATTGTGACGTGACAGACAGCTAATACTGAGCATGGCTCGCCATGCTCTTGGCctggttttattatttttacagtacatatggtgctatgtactgtaatattatcatattaagggccatatgtactgtaaaacgttgtacaatacatgtgcgaataggtaattcgcaactcgtgccgatttaaaacactcccttcggtcgtgttttaagttatcgccactcatttcgaatttcctttttttcgcacttgtatcgtaatgtactattattaaacTGCAATTTGGGTAATAAAGTTTAACCTAGGGCGCCAAAACTCAATCTCACTCTAATCTGATCGAGTGCTCAGGTCAGCGCTGGATCCTTAGATACCTACaaggtattatttttaaactttgacTTTAGATCATAATtacaaggaaaataataatccaTTACACTAATTTGctctttattcattattattaacttaGTAACTGATTCGATCCTACATTTATCGGAAGGGAAATTAATATTAAGAAGGCGCCGACCatccagtggcgccctcattagattgtgttttctaataaaccaaacTATTTCAACAAAATCCAGTATATTAAAATTGTAGTACTAGCGATTCCCCAAATATTGATCTAAGtcacattgttttatttaagatactaacatttttttccaaatagcgtcgatattaaatattaatgcaaTAACAGTAAAGCTTTAACTGAGCATCTTGTTGCTCTCGGATGCAGTAGCTTTGGTTGCCATAGGCGTTGATTCGGCTTGCGGAGCCTAACAGAAGCCAGGGGCTGCCGGGACCGTCCTGTCTCCCCAGCGTAGCTTCAAACTCGCCTCCTCCTGGGTTCGTACTGAACGCGACAGTCAACTCAActgatttcttaattttctcTTTGGAGCTGTCAGATATCAGTCGAGTAGCAAGCAACACTTTGTCAAGAGTGAGCCCAGCACACTGGGGATAATCCTTAAGGAGACCGTTCAAATGCCTCATGGCGTATTCTACTGCGTCCCTGGCTTCAGTACTATTGGAATCTACTTTAGTGTTTCCGTTATCCACGCACCAGTGGGGATCTATGGCTGCTGATTCACATGTTCTGCTCTCCGGAATTGGTAAAAATAAACTGATGCTTCGTTGATTAGAGTAAGATTCGTAGCTTCGGGAAATAATTTTAGCATTTTCAATGGTGTTCAGATGAATTAAGTCGATTAAAGTGGCGTGCAGATCGAATGGTGTAGTTAGGCGATGAACATTTTGTGCCAGATTTATATACGCCTCATTAAAATTTATACGAAACGATGGAGGCGTAACTACAAATACGAAGGGTAACCTGTCTTCCAAAAATCCTTGTCTAGTTTTACGAAATTTGCCCCATCTAAAACCATGGTCGCTcagtacaaaaataatacttttattcaaataacCAGAGCTTTGCATCCTCTTAAGCAGCGCTGTGTAGTCTTCGTCCATCACTGATGGATAGTTTAAATGGTCATGGGTCATTGTGTTTTCCCAAAAAAACCCGAATAGATTTATTTTGGATAAAGATGTAAGGTCTTCGACATAGTCCAGAagaattttatacatatatttatcgTTCAAGCAAAATGTGATTTTTCCTCCGTTCTTTGTTTTGGCATAAGTATCAGCTTCGATCATGAAGGGACGCAGATAGTAGTCGGTGGGAGAGCCCGCGAAGCCGCGCTTGTTATAGTTGAACGTCCCGATCTTTGCGTAATCCTCTCCGTAAGCTGTAGCGAAGCCTGCCTGCTGGAACCGCTCCCATATAAAAGGACAGTTGTCGAACGTCATCTTCTTGTTGGGCCAACACGTATCCTGCAGCTCTGTTGCGTGTTTACCAAGCAAAAGTGGTATTACATTGGGGAATGTGTTGTCGCCTACTTTATTATATCTTAACAATTCTACAGCACCCAACGTGTTCAAAAATGTTACAGTTTTGGGCATGGTCCTGTGGAGATTTAATCTAGATACCGAGTCTATTCCAAGAATCAGTACGTTATACGGTAAATCTATCTTTGGTTTTACTGAGGTTTTCTTTTCACGagcaaatagaaaaaaagaatCGAATAGTTTGTTTCCGTGACTACAATTAACTCTGACAAATTCGTCTTCAACTAGaataaaatcagaaaaaaatcgACAAGGGTTGTATTTGACTCGATCATCGATTTTGGAAGACGTAATGTCGTCTATCGATTTCGAACGGTAAAAAGATTTATAACAGCAAGCAATACTTGTAGAACTACTTAAATTGTAATAAGGCAAATTATCTTTTTCAACCCAAATATGAGTTTTGTTAGAACCCAGCAAAGGGTGAGTTTTGCACGATTTGATATCTTTAATTTGGGGACCCATTTTTCGAATTTCATCATCAGTGTAAAATGTGTTGTATTTTTCAATAGgatgtatttttatgtaatgtGATAATGAATAAAACCTTGCATACTGCTTAATATAAGGCAGCGAGTcaccataaaatactataaccaTAAAAGAACCACTTCCAAGTACTATAATCCACAGCAGAACTAAATTCTTAAAGCGGGGCCTCATGCATGACGCGGTTTTCGAGGCATTCATTTTAAAACACAATTTTCTGTTCATACCGAAGCGCTTGGTTACAATAATAcgtatgatttatttattagctacCTCACTATAAAATGTTATGAGCCTACGATCTTTATGTTATCATAATGAATCATATAGCTCAAAAACTAATAGCCGTGACCAAATAAGTGTttcttaattgaaattaaaatgggAAAATTGTGAAAGGTTTATTTGCGTTAACTGTTTGAAACCTTCTTATACTAAACTTGTAATTCTGAGCGTATTGACACGACATTCTGATTGACTATGTTGTTTACTGTATTGTTGTTTTCAGGCTTCCCTAgccaaacaaaaatataaacattataattttatcatgTCCGCCACCgcccgtccatccgtctgtctaaCGGTGACGGTCATTTATGAAAATTAGAAGgtagtttatacctatattttaatgaaatttgaatcACAGATATGTTCTGTAAGCCATTAAGTTTagaagttaatttttttttctagggagGCACTCCATTCACGTAActtaaggtgtttttttttttgtcccaCTCCTCATTTGatagatatttaataataagGTTAATAGGTTTCTAAATAGTTTTTCTATAAAGTAATACTAAAAATTGCTTTCGGTTACCGCGATAGTTACTCATATgcgtataataattttaaaatacatcccTACGTATCGAACTGTTTACATCGTTCTTGGTGAACAGGGGACTGAGGAACAATATAAGTATATTCCTCTGTCGAAAATAATATAATCCTCCCGCGGCCCAACATAATACACTATACcagttttatttctttcttctttATCCTCACCTCagtgtagtcaactataaagtAGCGCTGATAggatatacttactttactctttggtaagGACCCTTCTTGAAAAAGTAAGATGCCTATTGTCCACGTCAAACGTAGTCGCATCGTTGTCCTTCGTCATTGGAATTGACAAAATCCCTCCCGCTGAAACCTGAGGAGAAAGCCATAGTTATGATAACACAGCTAAGTTACATTACAGTAAAGTTGTATCATGTCGCCAAGCTaacgaatataatataatataatataatatggcaGACCGAAAATTCTCGTCTGCGCCGCTGGCGAAATTTTTTTTCCGCCATTTTAAATTGTGTGCCTTGGGTGCAATAGAgataatactttaaaaaaaatccttagttGAGTTGAGTTCAAATGAATCCACCAAACCGGGTAGGTAatctatagtattttatacaatcgtgatataatagagagcttttcagtcgagtaccgtgtttaggcaacgaagcttgctaagTTGTCtaagtacgagattgaaaagcttgattatagcactattgtatacaatacttttcttACGAAtcaacaatagttatttgtgtcccaagggaagAAAAGTAGGAAACTGCGTGCCGAgtataaaattgttacccgagccgaatgcgagggtggcaaacacgcgggatggcatgtcctacgtttcctcccgtggtgcgcatactatttttctgctcgacggaggcggaaagcggcaacttcgtttagcgcagcgggagcaaagttgacgttttccgcccggagggcagaaaaaattATACtctaaactaataaaatcatatatgtaggtaaacaaaacaaaagtatacagctatttaagatacgccaGTAgacgcgataccttcatactcgtaagcgccccggccgccgggcGGGGCCTGGCGGGGTGGTCAACGACAACTCGTAACTCATGAGACTCTGGTACTTGgtctttgctaaattaaatttttagacagttttttctcgattttagCCACTGTAGcgtatggagactaacaagcaaa encodes:
- the LOC133523379 gene encoding uncharacterized protein LOC133523379 — protein: MNRKLCFKMNASKTASCMRPRFKNLVLLWIIVLGSGSFMVIVFYGDSLPYIKQYARFYSLSHYIKIHPIEKYNTFYTDDEIRKMGPQIKDIKSCKTHPLLGSNKTHIWVEKDNLPYYNLSSSTSIACCYKSFYRSKSIDDITSSKIDDRVKYNPCRFFSDFILVEDEFVRVNCSHGNKLFDSFFLFAREKKTSVKPKIDLPYNVLILGIDSVSRLNLHRTMPKTVTFLNTLGAVELLRYNKVGDNTFPNVIPLLLGKHATELQDTCWPNKKMTFDNCPFIWERFQQAGFATAYGEDYAKIGTFNYNKRGFAGSPTDYYLRPFMIEADTYAKTKNGGKITFCLNDKYMYKILLDYVEDLTSLSKINLFGFFWENTMTHDHLNYPSVMDEDYTALLKRMQSSGYLNKSIIFVLSDHGFRWGKFRKTRQGFLEDRLPFVFVVTPPSFRINFNEAYINLAQNVHRLTTPFDLHATLIDLIHLNTIENAKIISRSYESYSNQRSISLFLPIPESRTCESAAIDPHWCVDNGNTKVDSNSTEARDAVEYAMRHLNGLLKDYPQCAGLTLDKVLLATRLISDSSKEKIKKSVELTVAFSTNPGGGEFEATLGRQDGPGSPWLLLGSASRINAYGNQSYCIREQQDAQLKLYCYCINI